In the Pan paniscus chromosome 19, NHGRI_mPanPan1-v2.0_pri, whole genome shotgun sequence genome, AGCTCTGGGGCCCTTGCAGGATGgggggaggccgaggccagagccCCACCCAGGGGGAATCTCCCGACTCTGTTTCACCAGTCACTCCCCCAGGATGGCTGAGAATTTGAAATGGAAGGAAAACATCAGGAACAAGGGAAACATCCCACATCAGCAGACAGGGTGACTGAATGGTGGCAGATGGTTATGGAGTCTTTGGAAGGGATACATACAGGAGTCTATTATAATTTAgagaaattggccaggtgtggtggctcacacctataatccaagcactttgggaggccgaggcaggcagatcacttgaggtcgggggttcgagaccagtctgaccaacatggagaaaccccatctctactaaaaatacaaaattagctggatgtggtggtgcacacctgtaatcccagctacttgggagattgagtgaggcaggagaatcacttgaacctaggaggcagaggttgtggtgagccgagattgcaccactgcactccagcctgggcaccaagagcaaaactacgtctaaaaaaaaaaaacaaaaaaaacaaaaaacaaaaaaaaacagagagagagagaaatatgaacAACATGTAatgctacaaaatttttttttaaaagttttttaaaaagaagcattacgaggccaggcgcagtggctcacacctgtaatcccagcactttggaaggccaaggtgggtggatcacgagtttgagacctgcctagccaatatggtgaaaccccatctctactaaaaatacaaaaattagccaggcatggtggcgcacgcctgtagtcccagctactcgggagcctgaggcaggagaatcacttgaacctgggaggcggaggttgcagtaagccgagatcgcaccactgcgctccagcatgggtgacagagcgaggctctgtttcaacaacaaaaaagagaagcaTTACATattgtttgtatttctctaaattttaataaaacatattttattatatgtaatataataaaaatattatatatataatataatgcacAATGTTGGCACTGAAACGGGGTAAGAGGTATCTCTAGGTAGAATAACTACAGTCATTTTCCCCTTACTGTGCCTCTATTTTTATGTTAGGTTTCCACTACTTTTGTAACTTGTGAGAGAAAAACCTAACCTGTGCCTAAAGTGACCACCTCCGCCTCCCCCTGTGTGCGCCTGCCAATCCTCCATTAAGCCGGGAGCATTCCCTGCCCTTGAACCTGGGCTGGCCTGTGACTCGCTGACCAACACAATGAggcagaagtgatgctgtgcCAGTTCCAGGCCTAGCACTTCAGAGAACTTCCTTTTAGATGCCAGCCATCATGAAAGAACTCCAACTCTGCTGACACTGCCATGCTCTGAAGCCCAGGGAGCAGGCCAATGTGAGTAAGTTGCATGGAGAggccaggcagaggaggcccATGTTTGTGAGGCCGTCTTGGGCCTTCCagaccagcccagcccagccatgACCCCAGCCAATCCCAGGTACAGCAGAAgagccacccagctgagcccagccacagTGGTGGAAACATGAGAAATAAGAAACCGCTGCTGGTTTGGGTCACTAGGTTCTGGGGTGGTTTGCTATGCAATATTTGATAACTGAAATATACACTTAGCACACACTTGTCCAAGTTCCACCAGCCATATCAGAAGGCCACTAGCCATGGTGGCCCCAACAATCATGATGGATGGACAACtggaagggagacagggagatggggaagggacatagggtgtgtgtatgtgtgaggtaGTCATGAGCGGGGTCTCTAATATCCAACCAGTTCTGTGCAGTCTAAATACAGCAAGAACTTGTCCTTTGCATCAAACTTAGGACTTGGAAAACTGTTATTGCAGATACAGCACCTGCCTTCAGGCTGAATATTcctctccacctcaaaaaaaaattttttaattgaaaaattacaTGTCACCAGTTAAAGAAAATTGAAGGTATGGCCCAGTCCCACCTCTCTGACAAAATTATTTCGACTTTGAGTCTTTCCCAGTCACTGTCTACAGATACACTATTTATAAAGTTACAgccacaggccaggcgcagtggctcaaggctgggcgtggtggttcatgcctgtaatcccaacactttgggaggctgaggcaggtggatcacctgaggtcaggagttcgagaccagcctggccaacatggcaaaaccctgtctctactaaaaatacaaaaattagccgggcatggtggcaaatgcctgtaatcctagctacttgagaggctgaggcaagagaattgcttgaacctgggaggcggaggttgcagtgaactgagattgtgccattgcattctagcctggtcgatagagtgagactccctcaaaaaaaaaaaggccaggcacagtggctcacccctgtaatcctaacactttgggaggcagaggcagtcagatcacctgaggtcaggagcttgagaccagcctggccaacatggtgaaaccccgtctcttctaaaaatacaaaaatttgccaggtgtggtggctcacacctataatcccagctactggggaggctgagacaggagaattgcctgaacgcgagaggcagaggttgcagtgagctgagatcatgccattgcactccaggctaggcaacagagtgcaactccatctcaaaaaaaaaagatagccgggcatggtggcacgagcctgtaatcccagttactcaggaggctgagacaggagaatcacttgaacctaggaggcggaggttgcagtaagccgagatcgtcccactgcactccagcctgggcaacagagtgagactccatctcaaaaaaataaaaatgaaaaataaataaagttataacCACATGATGATGATAACGATGGTAGCAGCAACACCAGTAAAACCCACAACACCTGCGTCAACTCTCTACCCACCAGACATTTCTCTTCCCTCGCTCCcaaccctccctccctctcctctgacCCGGCCACccaggcacacagcaggcacagccccacctcagggcctttgcacttgcacCCCCTGGTCTACCCTGCCCTCAGGTCAGCAGGGGGCCCTCCTTGCAGAGGCCTCCACATCTGCAACAGTGGCCTTTCACCTGTCCCCAGAGCCACCCCCACCTGCTCCACCCTTCTCCACCCCCGTGGcataaaaaggaatttatttggTCTTTGTTCCTGGCAtggagctcctaaaacccttggaatttcctgagtgacaggAGTGGCTTTGTTATCCACAAGGagcctgagtttatgctaatgaggtgactcagGGTAAGGCCCCTAGACAGCCTCAGATGGGGCTGCTCCCCAGAAAACCCAGCTTGATTATAGAGGGTGGGAACTCTCAGCATCACCCGCCAACTGATGCTGAGAGGAGGGGGGCCTGGAGACTGTGCTCTATAAAAACTTTCAGTGGGTGCGGtagcttgtgcctataatcccagcactttgggaggccaaggtagacagattgcttgagcccaggatttcaagaccagcctgggcaacatagtgagaccccttttctacaaaacatttaaaaagtagctgggcataggggcacacacctgtagttccagctactcaggagactgaggcagggggatggcttgagcctgggagttcaaggctgcagtgagctgcgatgataccactgcactccagcctgagcaacagagtgagaccctctctcacaAAAAACCTCTCCatgtgaggctgggcgtggtggctcatgcctgtaatcccagcactttgcgagtctgaggcgggcagatcacttgaggtcagttcaagaccagcctggccaacatggcaaaaccccatctccactaaaaatacaaaaatcagctgggcatggtggtgcctgtaatcccagctactcgggaggctgaggcacaagaatcgcttgaacccaggaggcagaggttatggtgagctgagattgtgccactgcactccagcctgggtgacaaagtgagactctgtgtcaaaaacaacaaaattccaTGAGCTTGAGAAGCCTGTAGGTTGGCAAGCACAGGGAGGTACCAGGAGGGTGCCAGGCCCTGAGAGGGCACGGCAGCTCTGCACCCCACACTCACACCCCTCCCCCGTGAGTCTCTTCCATCTGGTTGGCCCTGAGTTATATCCTTTCTGATAAACCAGTAAACACAaataaagtgtttccctgagttttgtGAGCCATTCTAGGAAATTATCAAACCTTAGGAGAGGGTCGTGGGGACCCCCAATTTGTAGCTGGTCAGTCCAGTAGCATGGGAGACCCGCTACTTCCAACTGGTGTGTGATGTTGGGGGCAGTCTGGTGGGAcagagcccttaacctgtggggtctgtgcGAACTCCAGGTAGCATCAGAACCGAACAGAACTGCAGGGCACTGGATGGGTGTCTGGAGAATCCGAGAATGGGTTGCAGTGTTGGAAAACACCCCGCCAGCGCTTCTCACCACATCTTACTGATTTCATCTGACGGCCTCATCCCCAACACCAAACAGTCAAAGGGACTAGGGACAAGCAGGAATGTCCTGGGCCAGGCTTCCCTGGGCAGGGAAGGAGCTGATGCCCAGGACACTCCATTGGTCCCAAGCCACTCAACTGGCCAAGGCCACCAGCCTGAGCCCGACCTGCTGATGGCATCGTCCTTCCACGCATCTCCTGCACAGCTTCCTAGCCCTGGCTGGGGGACACATCCTGGTGGTCTTCCCATCCCTCCAATCCACTGTCCACAGGGGAGCCAGAGCGGGCTCACCCACACCTTGACCTGAGCCCCAACACGGAAGGCATGGGGTTCTGCCAGGCAACTCCAGAAGCAACTGCTCTGGGCCCATCCCTACACCTGGACTTCTGCCACATCTGCCCTCACCCTACCCAAGCCAGGGATGCCTTTGGCTTCCGCAGGCCCAGGATTGAGAGCCCACCCACCCTTTCTACCACCCCACCACAATGTACCAGGACGCCACCGGCAACAAACCTTCTgctatgaaatatttttgaaaagatcttTACCATCTTGCTTTTGCATGATTTACATACCAGGAACTTACGTAATTTGGGATTGGCTGTGATTTCTCAACAAGCACCAAGAACTCCAGAGAAAGCCCTGTGGCCACCATATCACAAAGCACCCAGGACTTCACGATGAGTGACCCTGACCCTAGGAGGTTCCCTTAAATAGATGGTAATTTCTGATGGCACATTTTCTTCTCAGATTTTGAAGCCAATACTTCTTTCCAGAACCTAAACTATTTGATGAGTCCCCCAAAAGCTCAGGGCCCCAGGCACGGCTCCACCCAACCCACCTGACCACCAAGGGCAGGCCCTGGCCCCACACAGTACCATGGTGATGCCCAGGCTCCAGACGTCAGACTTGACATTGTAGCCCTTCTGGTTCAGCTCTGGGTTGATCCTCTCAGGCTGCAGGAGGGAAGATTGAGGCCTGAACACCCGCCCCAGGTAAGCCCCCATGGCTAGGCCTTGCCTCCCAGTCCCCAAACTGAGCGCTCAGCTTAGCCCACCTGCCCATGTGAcgggggaggaaactgaggctaggagGGCCTGGGTCATGCTTAGAAGGCCCAACCCTTGCATCGGTCTGACCCTACCTGGGAGCAGGCCCCTAAGGCCCTCCTCACAATGAGGGCGGGGCGGGACCTGCACAGTCCACCAGTGTCCTCCACAGAGGTGGTCCATGAGCTTATCACCCAACTGGGGCACTGTGGGGGTCAGTTAACAACGGGGTACAGAAGGGCTGCCCCTGGGCAGCAAGACACAGGTGGCCCCACTACAGTAGGAAACGCAGTGTGGGGAGGCTCTGCCCCTACGGACAGAGGGCATGGCCGGGGTGGCCAGCCTGGGCAGATCTCTCCCCGCCCCATCCTCTCCTGAGCCTGGGGGGCTTGGGGACCACTCACGGCCATGTAGGGCTTGCAGCCGGCATCCATCGTCTTGGCCACAGAGTCCACCAAGTAGCCACTGATGCCAAAGtcacacatcttcacatggccctCCTTGTTGATAAGGACATTGGAGGGCTTCACATCTGCCAGGGAGGGACATGCCTCAGCCACGTCTGTGGAGCACGACTGGAGGCAGGTGCCATGCTCTGCATAGCTGTGCCCCCCTCCCTCACCCAAGACCCCTCCTGTGCCCCCTCCCATGCCCCAGTGGGCAGGTTCCACCAGGGTCCCAAGGGTCGGACCAGGGAACTGAGGCTGCAAGAGGTGCCGGGCCAGCTGAGAGTCATACTTGGTCCTCAGGGAACAGCCAGGACGTGCCCAGCCCAGCCCGGCCACTGCAAGGAAGGCAGGACTCCAGGTGCTTTGCTGGGAGCACCGTGCCTGCATCCGCCCTCCAGACATGAGGTCCAGTGAGAGCCTGGCTTGTGTGGGTGCTCCCAGAGGGCAGCAGGATCAATtaaagcctgggaggcaggatcTGCGTGTTTGGACATGGAGTCCCCACAGACCAGCATGGGAGAGCAGCCCAGCAGGGATTCTCCATACAAATGCGCATAGGACACTCACATCCCCGTGCCCTCCATGGggatgtgtgtaaagatggaaatgcacATAAAAAGGACCAGAAGGTTCCATGCCAACCGCCAACCACAGTGACCTGGGGGGCTGGGATGGGCACCCAGTGGACAATGGGAACTAAGCctaattcattttttgaaaagcagTAAATCTGGAAAAATAGACTTGTGCTCAGCAGCAAAAAGGAACAAACCGAGACCACACCAGACCCAGGTGGGTCCAGAAACATCAAGCGAGGCTGATGTTCCAGAAAGGGCGAAACCAACCCACCGTGGGAAAACCAGACTTGTGGGTGCCTTAGGCACATGGGGGATGGCAGGGAAGGAGCCCAAGAGAACATTCTGGGAGGGGGTGAGAGAATTGTCCTGCATCTTGGAGGGAGGTGGTTGCATGGGTGTGAACATGATTATATGCACTCTATGCTGGAGTTTCACGATTTGTAAACTATACATCAGAACAGAACCCAGTCCACCTTTCTCAGGACAGAAGTCAAGCCAGTCCTTGCTTCGAGCACCAGCAAACCTGAGGGGAGGCAGCTGCAGGGCTGCAGGCGGAAAGCGGCTGGAACCCCATCGGGCACGTCACAACCTATCACCTCTCGGAGCCACAGTTGCTCATAGGGAGacgtccacccgccttggcctgggATCCCTCCCACTGGCTACACCGTGcctgggtggctgccaggcaCTGACCTCTGTGGATCACCGACAgcttgctgtgcagatgctccagGGCCCGCACGATCTggcggtggggtggggaggagggaagagacagGACTCTGTTATTCCTGGTCACGTCAAAAACGACAGAGCAGTAAGACCCCATCCATGTCCACCTGTCTCCCGCTCCCGCTGCACAGGCTAGGCaccctctcaccccagcctcctgccctGTCCTGGCATTTGCCCCAGCATCCTAACAATCCTGGTGCAGACACACTCGGCCTCCTGCCTCCTCTCATCCTCCCAGGCTCACCTCCCAGGGAGCCATCATCACTGCCTGCCACACTCTTCTTGGGTAAAACCCAGCTCTTGGCAGCCTCCCTGTCCCATCTCCCCTCCCGTGGCAGAGCCAGTATTCTAGCAGCTTGGAGCCATTTCCCTTGGGAAGGCTGggtggggagcctgaggcaggggttTATTGTAAATGTTTCCAGATGCAGTGAGGATTGAACCAGTCTCACTGGTTCtagtttcctttttcctttggcTACTGGAATGCTCAAGCCCAGTGTTGCTGACCTCCCTCAAGGACTTTTTAGACTCAAAAAGCACACATTTTGGATGCTAACCTTTCCCCCAACTTAGCTTGTACCTCTGTGAGCTGCCCCAGGGCATTTTTAGTATGACGCTGTTGTAAATactaaattccttttttaaaaaatgatctggaACTCAAGAGTTGGAATCAATGGCTCAGACACCTGGATCTGCCAAATCTGTAGGGCTCCAGGAGCCCCAGGAGCGGAGGTCTCCTAAGCACAAAGGCTCTGGTCTGGGGTGGAGAAGGGCCTATGCAGGGCAGCTGCCCAGGTTCAGGGGGCACATTGATGCCCAGCTCTGCCCAAGACACCATCATCAGGCAGGCTCCCTGCCTCCTGGCAGGGCTGGGCCTCTGCCTATGCACCTAGGACCCCCCGCCAGCCCACCCAGGCCACTCACAGACACAGCAATCTCCCCAAGGATGTCCTCTGGAATTGTCATGTTTTTATCCAGCACCTTCCGGTAGAACTTGTCCAAGGATGTGTCCATGAGCTCCATGCAGATCCACACGTCTCCCTGTGGGTGACACCCAGAGCTCAGCCAGGCTGCCGGGCTGCCCGTGTCTGCACCACCTGCACTGCTTGCCCCAgcaccagccccagccccagccccctccccgaCGTGTGCCCACCCACTCAGCCACAGTTCACCGGgctcccacccaccacccactTGCCCGCTTCCCCCACCCTCCAACTCTGCCTGCACTGCCAGGTTCGGGCGCCAGCCTCCTCCATCTGATCCCTAATTCCAGGTGtccccagggaggaggaggattaGCACACAGCCTCGCTGGGTCCCTCCACCAGAGCTTCAGGATGCACCTGCACCAGCTCCATGGCAACAGCCGGCCCTGCTGACCGACAGACACCCTCATGCCAGCTGACCCTGGCAGATGGCTCCCTGCCTGCAAGGACCTGCTCCCTCTTCCCCAGTGAACTCCTGAGGACCCTCCTGACAGGAAGGTTGGGAGATGCGCAGGGGGCACCCGCAGGCTGCAGGGGACCCATCGGCTAGGAGCTGGCACAGAGGATGCTGAGCTCTTCATGAGTGAAGAGTGAGGACAGGTGAAGCAGCCCTGACCTTGCCCGATTGCTGGACTCAGATGCCCTGACCCTGCCACAGCTCCTTGAGGGGCAAGTGACCAGTATGAGCCCAGCATCGCCTAGGCTCCCGGCCTCCCTGCTCACCCACACCCACCCGGCTTGGCGGAAGGCAGCTCCACTCTTCCAGCCTCAGTCACTCTCTCAGCACACACCCCATCCTGTCCACAAACCTAGAACCCAGAATCCAGATCTCGTATCTCCATGGCCGCTGCCTGCTTGGGCACCCCACGCCCCATATGCCATGCCCACGCCCTATATGCCATGGGGATGCGAATGGTCACACAGACAGAACTGAGTGCAGCCGAATGCCAGGCCCCAGGCCATGTCGTTTAACTTCCGTGTCAACTTTGGGAGGCACCCACAACCACCGGCCTCATTTGActgacaaggaaactgaggcactgagcaGGACAGTAACAGCCAAGAGGCGGGGGAGCCTCCTGCCAATATGCCAGGTGTCCCCAGCACCTGGCGTACTGGAGGGATTGAGTGACAGTGGGTTGCAGGCGACTGATGGGTGGGAGGTGGAGATCCCCAGCTGCATCACGCAAGGACGCACCTCTCTGAATAGTGCCCCGTAGAAGGTGACAGTGTAGAAGCAGTCGACCGTGCGCATGTTGATGTCCAGGTCCATGAGCAGCCGCTTCTGCTCCTGTGAGTTCACAGTGGCCCGGATCCGCTGCAGGGAAGGACTGCCATTCAGAGGTTGCCGTGGCAGAGGCCAACACCCACACTCATGACAGGAGGGCCAGGAGCTCAGGGGGCCACTGCCCAGTGTGCCCCAAAAAGCCTAGCCTCAGTACTGATCACTGAGAGGGATAGGCAGGGCCCCATGGCAGAGCTCAGCCCGCCTCCTCCAGGGAGCCCTCCCAGCTGCCTCCAGGCCCTGCTCACCTTCACGGCCATGATGGTGCCGCTCTGGGCGTGCCGCACCTTCTCTACCACCCCATAGGCTCCACGGCCCAGTTCTGAGATGGTCACCAAGTCATCAGCCTCCACCTCAAAGTTCTTGAAGGatggaaaagagagtcagtggCCAGCAAGCTGGAAGCCAGTCCTCACCCCATGCCCAGTGGAGATACCTGGGCAGCATGAAGAGGACCAGCTGATTAGATCTGGGCTCAAACCTCATATCCACCGCTCCCTGCTGTGTGACCctcagcaagtcacttaacctctctgagcctcacgtTGCCCTCTATAAAACAGGCACAGTGCCAACACCCCAAGGCTGCTATGGAGTGTGACTGAGACAAAATGCCCCACCAGCAGGCACAGCTCTGAGAAAGAGGTGCCCCGTCCCTCTTTTCCCGACCCCACTCAGCTGGCTAGAATGAGTCACTCATTCAGAAACTGTTTACCAAGCATCCACAATGTGTTTTGGGCACTAGGGACACAGtgacaacaaaacaaaagtattGCCTTCACAGATGTTTCCCTCTCTTGGGAGGGACACAAAAAGGAGTAAGCAAGTAGATGAACAGGACAGCAGATGGTGAGTGTCAGGGAGTGCGACAGCCTGGAGGGAGTATCGTCAAGGACAGGCCTAGGGAATGGGGTTtatgttttttagacagagtgtcactctcgtcacccaggctggaatgcaatggggtaatcttggctcactgcaacctccacctcctgggttcaagcgattctcctgtctcagcctcctgaatagctgggattataggcgcctgccaccacaccaggctaatttttgtattttagtagagacagggtttcaccacgttagctaggctggtcttgaactcctgacctcaggtgatctacccgcctcagcctcccaaagtgctgggcttacaggcgtgagccaccgtgcccagctcttttttttttttttttttgaaacagggtctcactccgtcacccaagctggagggcagtggtacgatcatggctcactgcaacatccacctcctgggttcaagcaatcctcctacctcatactctcaagtagctggggccacaggcacgcaccaccacgctgactaattttctgtatttttgtacagacagggtttcgccatgttgcccaggcctggtcccaagctcctaggctcaagtgatcctcctgcctcagcctcccaaagtgtggggattacaggtgtgagccactgcacctggcctgggagtAGGGTTTCTGTTGGGAGGAACGGGGCATAGCACGGTCCCTGAGCCAGGATTCTGAATGGCTAGTGCCCTTCCGAGGCTTCTGGAAGCATAAAATGCAGGTTGCCCAGGTGCTGGCCTGAGGGAGTGATCCAGCGGGTCCAGGGCGGCCTAGGAGCCTGCATGTTCAATACTCTCCCCTAGGGCTAGGATGAGGTACAGGGCCTTGCTCTCAGCTCAGAAACCTTCCTACCAGCTCTGGGCTCGCCAAGCTCCAGTCAGGCAGCCGATGGTCCTCATTCCCACCAGGAGGGTCAAAGAGTGGGtggcccagggccacacagcagcAGCGCAGGACGAGGCTCTTCTCCAGAGCCTGACCCTCTCTGACCCCTCAGTCACCTCCCCCCAGAGTGGCCCTGCAGGGTCAGCTCTACCCGCTCGTCAGGTGAAGTGAGAGGCCCTGCAGGGGTGGCGGCTGGCACCTACTCTGTCTCCAATGGTGATGAAGGTCCGGGAGTCCAGGTTCCGGGGGGGTCTGTGGAGAAAGAAGACTCCGTGAGCTTCAGAGAAAACCACAACCTTCCCCAAGTGCAGCAGTAGATGGGCCAGTGTGGGGCCTGGCGTGGGGACAAGGTGCCTCCTGCCCCGGAGGCGCCTTCTCCGGCCACCTCCTCTCACTGGCTGCTGAGCATCTACACTGAGCTGGGCACGGCCTCATCGAGCCTCCAAGACAGGGTGAGAAGTGAGCAGAGCAGAGCAAATGGTGCCGCATGAACCCCCAGCAGCCGTCGCCTAGCTATACCCACAGCAGGGGCTGCCCAGGACAGGACGAGGTAAAGCAGGGCTGGCCCCACCTGCCTCTCACTCCTTCCACTGAGCCCTGTTCGGGAAGCCTCTCCAGGGTGAGccagggagaaactgaggcagactCACGTGGGGTTGGGTGCGGGTGGCTTGGACATGCAGGATATCCGTAGATCCTTCTTCCTCTTGGATTTTCCTAGAGTGGAGAGAAGGTGAGGCGTCTGGCCTATCCCTCGGCATCAATGTCCCCTGCACTCCCCTGAGTCATCAGGCCCTGGTCCACAAGGGTGCCAGCCTCTGCCATCACCCATGCCGGGAGCCCCCTCTCTCCAAGCCAGGCTGTTAGGCCTTCAAAGGGGGAAGGAGGCCCGCCAGCCCTGCAGCAGAGCAGAGCAGGACAGACCCAGGCCTGGAGGCTGGACTCCATGGCCTTATCTCAGCCCTGCCCACTGGGCACATCTTGAgtacctccctgggcctcagtttccccatctgtgaggtGTCCTCACTGCCCTGCCTGACTAGCCAACGGGATGTGGGGTGAGAAAGGGCCCAGCGGGGGTCCAGCCAGCACCTGCAGCAGCCACTGTACAGGGGCTTCATAGCTGCAGGTAGCAGGATGGGGCTCATACTGCATCCAAGATGAGGAAGGCCAGGCCCCCAGAAAGGGCAACAGGCGGTGGAGCAGGCGGGGACTCCAGCCCAGGCTGCCCTCCAGGCTAGCTCTGCTGGGCCCTGCTCACCCTGGAGGCCGACACCCGATGCCcgtttctctccctcccctgaaAAGCGCtggctctctcccctcccctgcacCGGGCAGGCCAGAGTCCCGGGGCAGTACCTTCCTCACTCCACCCCTAGGGACAGGCGAGAGGCCCCAGTGTCCACACCTCTCAGGCTGGCTACAAGAGCCTGGCCAGGTGCACAGCACTCAGCTGGTACTAACGGAGGGTCAGCATTTCTGGGGCTCCAGGCACAGTGGGGCTGGCATGCAGAGAGAGCTCCCTGTAGTCAGGGCCGCCCTTTGAAGAAGGCATAGCCGCCATTCCACAGGCAGGAGAAGCAAGGATCAGAGATGCCAGGGTCACCTGGTGCTCTGGCACCATCAGGCAGCAGGGCTGGGAGTGACACGGCTCCCGGAGACCACCCAGTACAGACATGCTGGCCACATGCCTGCCCTTGTGG is a window encoding:
- the LOC100975020 gene encoding dual specificity mitogen-activated protein kinase kinase 3 isoform X1, producing MESPASSQPASMPQSKGKSKRKKDLRISCMSKPPAPNPTPPRNLDSRTFITIGDRNFEVEADDLVTISELGRGAYGVVEKVRHAQSGTIMAVKRIRATVNSQEQKRLLMDLDINMRTVDCFYTVTFYGALFREGDVWICMELMDTSLDKFYRKVLDKNMTIPEDILGEIAVSIVRALEHLHSKLSVIHRDVKPSNVLINKEGHVKMCDFGISGYLVDSVAKTMDAGCKPYMAPERINPELNQKGYNVKSDVWSLGITMIEMAILRFPYESWGTPFQQLKQVVEEPSPQLPADRFSPEFVDFTAQCLRKNPAERMSYLELMVSMGGRCLPCSSGWLGLGGALGRGLHPAHRWVAPLAGPTFSPLGAWSFVCSCIPGSLLPPSCMPGPGKGTQAVCDRMGQRGQGWHQGRLHGGGTI
- the LOC100975020 gene encoding dual specificity mitogen-activated protein kinase kinase 3 isoform X5, which gives rise to MSKPPAPNPTPPRNLDSRTFITIGDRNFEVEADDLVTISELGRGAYGVVEKVRHAQSGTIMAVKRIRATVNSQEQKRLLMDLDINMRTVDCFYTVTFYGALFREGDVWICMELMDTSLDKFYRKVLDKNMTIPEDILGEIAVSIVRALEHLHSKLSVIHRDVKPSNVLINKEGHVKMCDFGISGYLVDSVAKTMDAGCKPYMAPERINPELNQKGYNVKSDVWSLGITMIEMAILRFPYESWGTPFQQLKQVVEEPSPQLPADRFSPEFVDFTAQCLRKNPAERMSYLELMEHPFFTLHKTKKTDIAAFVKEILGEDS
- the LOC100975020 gene encoding dual specificity mitogen-activated protein kinase kinase 3 isoform X6, producing MSKPPAPNPTPPRNLDSRTFITIGDRNFEVEADDLVTISELGRGAYGVVEKVRHAQSGTIMAVKRIRATVNSQEQKRLLMDLDINMRTVDCFYTVTFYGALFREGDVWICMELMDTSLDKFYRKIVRALEHLHSKLSVIHRDVKPSNVLINKEGHVKMCDFGISGYLVDSVAKTMDAGCKPYMAPERINPELNQKGYNVKSDVWSLGITMIEMAILRFPYESWGTPFQQLKQVVEEPSPQLPADRFSPEFVDFTAQCLRKNPAERMSYLELMEHPFFTLHKTKKTDIAAFVKEILGEDS
- the LOC100975020 gene encoding dual specificity mitogen-activated protein kinase kinase 3 isoform X3 encodes the protein MESPASSQPASMPQSKGKSKRKKDLRISCMSKPPAPNPTPPRNLDSRTFITIGDRNFEVEADDLVTISELGRGAYGVVEKVRHAQSGTIMAVKRIRATVNSQEQKRLLMDLDINMRTVDCFYTVTFYGALFREGDVWICMELMDTSLDKFYRKVLDKNMTIPEDILGEIAVSIVRALEHLHSKLSVIHRDVKPSNVLINKEGHVKMCDFGISGYLVDSVAKTMDAGCKPYMAPERINPELNQKGYNVKSDVWSLGITMIEMAILRFPYESWGTPFQQLKQVVEEPSPQLPADRFSPEFVDFTAQCLRKNPAERMSYLELMEHPFFTLHKTKKTDIAAFVKEILGEDS
- the LOC100975020 gene encoding dual specificity mitogen-activated protein kinase kinase 3 isoform X2; this translates as MSKPPAPNPTPPRNLDSRTFITIGDRNFEVEADDLVTISELGRGAYGVVEKVRHAQSGTIMAVKRIRATVNSQEQKRLLMDLDINMRTVDCFYTVTFYGALFREGDVWICMELMDTSLDKFYRKVLDKNMTIPEDILGEIAVSIVRALEHLHSKLSVIHRDVKPSNVLINKEGHVKMCDFGISGYLVDSVAKTMDAGCKPYMAPERINPELNQKGYNVKSDVWSLGITMIEMAILRFPYESWGTPFQQLKQVVEEPSPQLPADRFSPEFVDFTAQCLRKNPAERMSYLELMVSMGGRCLPCSSGWLGLGGALGRGLHPAHRWVAPLAGPTFSPLGAWSFVCSCIPGSLLPPSCMPGPGKGTQAVCDRMGQRGQGWHQGRLHGGGTI
- the LOC100975020 gene encoding dual specificity mitogen-activated protein kinase kinase 3 isoform X4, whose product is MESPASSQPASMPQSKGKSKRKKDLRISCMSKPPAPNPTPPRNLDSRTFITIGDRNFEVEADDLVTISELGRGAYGVVEKVRHAQSGTIMAVKRIRATVNSQEQKRLLMDLDINMRTVDCFYTVTFYGALFREGDVWICMELMDTSLDKFYRKIVRALEHLHSKLSVIHRDVKPSNVLINKEGHVKMCDFGISGYLVDSVAKTMDAGCKPYMAPERINPELNQKGYNVKSDVWSLGITMIEMAILRFPYESWGTPFQQLKQVVEEPSPQLPADRFSPEFVDFTAQCLRKNPAERMSYLELMEHPFFTLHKTKKTDIAAFVKEILGEDS